In Deltaproteobacteria bacterium, one genomic interval encodes:
- the rph gene encoding ribonuclease PH: MNEFSSNHNLSNSYQRKDQRKFNQLRKVNVTTKIVDYAEGSALIEFGNTRVLCTASVEAKTPPWISGTGQGWVTAEYGMLPRSTHQRIKREKSLTGGRTQEIARLIGRSLRASIDLKLLGEKQIIIDCDVINADGGTRTAAITGGFIALAMALDKMKKNNEIKTFPLKSYVSAISVGLDGQVPLLDLNYEEDSKIHTDMNFVLTNKLQFIEIQGTAEATPFTEEQLHLMMELSKKGCSELFEIQSRYLNEFFPLTK; this comes from the coding sequence ATGAATGAGTTTTCCTCTAATCACAACCTTTCAAATTCTTATCAAAGAAAAGACCAGCGAAAATTTAACCAACTAAGAAAAGTCAATGTGACTACAAAAATTGTGGACTATGCTGAAGGCTCTGCGCTTATTGAATTTGGCAATACCAGAGTGCTTTGCACCGCAAGTGTCGAAGCCAAAACCCCCCCCTGGATTTCTGGAACGGGCCAAGGTTGGGTCACTGCCGAGTATGGAATGCTGCCTAGATCGACTCATCAAAGAATTAAAAGAGAAAAGTCTCTAACTGGTGGGCGCACACAGGAAATTGCTAGGCTTATTGGCCGAAGCTTAAGGGCCAGTATTGATTTAAAGCTTCTTGGTGAAAAGCAAATCATTATTGATTGCGATGTCATCAATGCCGATGGAGGAACCAGAACCGCAGCTATCACCGGAGGCTTTATTGCTTTAGCTATGGCCTTAGATAAAATGAAAAAAAATAATGAGATTAAAACTTTTCCATTAAAAAGTTATGTGTCTGCTATCAGCGTCGGGCTGGATGGTCAGGTCCCTTTGCTCGATTTAAATTATGAGGAAGATTCAAAAATTCATACCGACATGAATTTTGTTCTCACAAACAAATTGCAATTTATTGAGATCCAAGGAACTGCAGAAGCAACTCCTTTTACCGAAGAACAGTTGCACTTGATGATGGAACTCTCTAAAAAAGGATGTTCAGAATTGTTTGAAATTCAAAGTCGTTACCTTAATGAATTTTTTCCCCTAACGAAGTAA
- the rdgB gene encoding RdgB/HAM1 family non-canonical purine NTP pyrophosphatase has translation MEIWIATGNSEKLKEINLVLSPAISNLKLNHQGMISGFTARPEDGKTFIDNARIKARSLKAIRSDDWVLAEDSGLEVPAMGNLPGVHSARYAGPHARDSENVSKLLKMLTIRNISDRKAKFHCAMIVLTPKNEEWVFEGELWGTIGKNPQGLMGFGYDPVFIPNDQSLTMAELGPGFKNQHSHRSKALKLFLDKLKTASFFD, from the coding sequence ATGGAAATTTGGATTGCCACCGGAAACTCGGAAAAGCTCAAAGAAATAAATTTGGTACTGTCTCCAGCTATTTCTAATTTGAAATTGAATCACCAGGGCATGATCTCTGGTTTTACAGCCAGACCCGAGGATGGTAAAACCTTTATTGATAACGCCAGAATCAAAGCCAGATCTCTTAAAGCTATTAGATCAGATGATTGGGTTCTTGCTGAAGATTCTGGCCTTGAGGTCCCCGCCATGGGAAATCTGCCTGGCGTTCATTCTGCAAGATACGCAGGTCCCCACGCTCGAGATTCAGAAAATGTAAGCAAACTTTTAAAAATGCTCACCATCCGAAATATTTCAGATAGAAAAGCCAAATTCCATTGTGCTATGATTGTACTCACTCCCAAAAATGAAGAATGGGTTTTTGAGGGTGAGCTATGGGGAACCATAGGAAAAAACCCACAAGGATTAATGGGCTTTGGCTATGACCCTGTCTTTATTCCAAATGATCAATCTCTGACAATGGCCGAACTGGGCCCTGGATTTAAAAACCAACACTCACACCGCTCAAAAGCACTTAAACTTTTCTTAGATAAGCTCAAAACTGCTTCATTTTTTGACTAG
- a CDS encoding ribose-phosphate pyrophosphokinase — MENLKIFSGNANVELATKVAQAAGVKLGHSAVTSFADGEIQVEIHESVRGNHVFVIQSTCPPVNQNYMELFIMLDALKRASASHITAVIPYYGYARQDRKVAPRAPISAKCVADLLTTAGADRVVCVDLHAAQIQGFFNVPVDHLFAIPTLARTFREKYGYGTDYVVVSPDAGGVERARAFAKRIESTMAIIDKRRTGPNEAKALHLIGDVKGKVAIIVDDMIDTAGTLSQAVDSLLKHGARKVLAVSTHPVLSGPAIRRLKESVIEKLIVTDSIPLSQEAINSGKIEVVSVAPVLAEAIKRICSNDSVSSLFE; from the coding sequence ATGGAAAATTTAAAAATTTTTTCAGGTAACGCAAATGTAGAGCTTGCAACCAAAGTCGCCCAAGCCGCTGGAGTTAAACTGGGACATTCCGCTGTCACCTCTTTTGCCGATGGTGAAATTCAAGTCGAAATTCATGAAAGTGTTCGTGGAAATCATGTTTTTGTTATTCAAAGCACTTGCCCCCCGGTAAATCAAAATTATATGGAATTATTTATAATGTTGGATGCCTTGAAACGAGCCTCGGCAAGTCATATCACTGCAGTTATCCCTTATTATGGCTATGCCAGACAGGATAGAAAAGTAGCCCCCAGAGCACCTATTTCTGCAAAGTGTGTGGCTGATTTGCTAACCACAGCCGGTGCCGATAGAGTTGTGTGTGTGGATCTTCACGCCGCTCAAATTCAAGGGTTTTTCAATGTCCCTGTGGATCACTTGTTTGCTATCCCCACCCTCGCAAGAACCTTCAGAGAAAAATATGGTTACGGTACGGATTACGTTGTTGTCAGCCCAGATGCTGGGGGAGTCGAAAGAGCTAGAGCCTTTGCTAAACGGATAGAATCTACGATGGCTATTATTGACAAACGCAGAACGGGCCCCAACGAAGCCAAAGCTCTTCATCTGATTGGGGATGTAAAAGGAAAAGTGGCCATCATTGTGGACGACATGATCGACACCGCAGGAACCCTTTCTCAAGCAGTTGACTCCTTGCTAAAACATGGGGCGAGAAAAGTGCTTGCGGTTTCCACTCACCCCGTACTTTCTGGCCCTGCTATCCGACGTCTCAAAGAAAGTGTCATTGAAAAGCTCATAGTTACTGATTCGATCCCGCTTTCACAGGAAGCTATTAATTCTGGTAAAATTGAAGTCGTTTCTGTTGCTCCTGTTTTAGCAGAGGCTATCAAACGTATTTGCAGCAATGACTCGGTAAGTTCTTTATTCGAATAA
- a CDS encoding 50S ribosomal protein L25, whose amino-acid sequence MKQKFDLAVEARAVGKSTCRALRNERKIPANIYGAIKNQNIYLNESDVLKYNTRKFDNTLFTLKSSLPEANGKIALIKSVDVNPLSRKPVHVDLYALDLTKAVRVSVEIKVEGKPLGLADGGLLNIVQRELEIEVLPNDIPESIIIDVSHLGVGDSFHVSELKLAPGVKVLSAPELTIAVVNLIEDEVVTPAAVAATATAATATAATAAAPAKDAKTPAAKAPAKDAKAPAAKPAGDKKK is encoded by the coding sequence ATGAAACAAAAGTTTGACCTAGCCGTTGAAGCCAGAGCTGTTGGAAAAAGCACTTGCCGAGCACTTCGTAACGAAAGAAAAATCCCTGCTAATATTTATGGTGCTATTAAAAACCAAAATATTTACTTAAATGAAAGCGATGTCTTAAAATACAATACAAGAAAATTTGATAATACCTTATTTACTCTGAAAAGCTCTTTGCCTGAAGCCAATGGAAAAATAGCTCTTATTAAATCTGTTGATGTAAATCCATTATCTAGAAAGCCTGTTCATGTTGATTTATATGCTTTAGATTTAACTAAAGCAGTAAGAGTTTCTGTGGAAATTAAAGTTGAAGGTAAACCTCTGGGGCTAGCTGATGGAGGATTATTGAACATCGTACAAAGAGAACTTGAAATTGAAGTCCTTCCTAATGATATCCCAGAAAGTATCATTATAGATGTTTCGCATCTAGGTGTTGGCGATTCATTCCACGTATCGGAGCTCAAACTTGCGCCGGGTGTGAAGGTACTCTCAGCGCCTGAGCTGACAATTGCCGTTGTTAACCTCATTGAAGATGAAGTTGTCACTCCAGCAGCAGTTGCTGCCACGGCGACTGCTGCAACGGCGACTGCTGCCACTGCAGCCGCTCCTGCGAAAGATGCCAAAACACCAGCGGCCAAAGCTCCAGCAAAAGATGCTAAGGCTCCTGCTGCCAAACCCGCCGGAGATAAGAAGAAATAA
- a CDS encoding aminoacyl-tRNA hydrolase: MWLIVGLGNPGSDYQLTRHNIGFMAVDFFLGDKKNSLEKKEFKSFLYKTKSQNTDLLFLKPQTFMNLSGNAVLEITQFYKIPLAQIVVIHDEIDQEFGKIKIQKNRGHGGHNGIRDISAKLGSSDYLRVRLGVGRPPHPNMDVADYVLQKFSKEEFAELPNFLEKSVRAIESLILDGFQIAATKFNQ, encoded by the coding sequence ATGTGGCTTATTGTAGGACTGGGTAATCCTGGATCTGATTATCAACTCACCCGCCATAATATTGGATTTATGGCGGTTGATTTTTTTTTAGGGGATAAAAAAAATTCACTTGAGAAAAAAGAATTTAAGTCTTTTTTATATAAGACAAAAAGTCAAAATACAGACTTATTGTTTTTAAAACCCCAAACATTTATGAACTTGTCTGGAAATGCCGTTTTGGAAATCACTCAATTTTACAAAATCCCTCTGGCTCAAATCGTTGTAATACATGATGAAATTGATCAAGAATTTGGGAAAATCAAAATTCAAAAAAATCGTGGCCATGGAGGACATAACGGCATCAGGGATATCTCCGCAAAATTGGGTTCAAGTGATTACCTCAGAGTCCGCCTTGGTGTCGGACGACCGCCACATCCTAATATGGATGTAGCTGACTATGTTTTACAAAAGTTCAGTAAAGAAGAATTTGCTGAACTTCCAAACTTTCTTGAAAAAAGTGTTCGTGCTATTGAAAGTTTAATTTTAGATGGATTTCAAATAGCTGCTACAAAATTTAATCAATAA
- the ychF gene encoding redox-regulated ATPase YchF, protein MALQVGIVGLPNVGKSTLFNALTSAKAEAANYPFCTIDPNVGVVTVPDKRLELITQFIKPQSVVPTTIEFVDIAGIVKGASKGEGLGNQFLSHIRQTDAIVHVVRCFDDSNIIHVSGSVDPLRDMEIINTELMLADLDSVEKKLQKSEKLAKMSQDKKVKAEYEITKKVHEALSKGLPARSVAIEEMEQSFYKDMHLLTSKPVLYACNVSDTDFSNNGNDWVRSVEKRAQEEGNKTVMICSAMEAEIAQLPLEDRKEFLASLGATEPGLNRLIREAYSLLGLNTYFTAGEKEVRAWTIKAGTKAPGAAGVIHTDFEKGFIRAETYHCEDLFKFKSESAVKEAGKYRLEGKEYLVKDGDILFFRFNV, encoded by the coding sequence ATGGCATTGCAAGTTGGAATTGTTGGTTTACCCAATGTTGGAAAAAGTACTCTTTTTAATGCTCTGACTTCGGCTAAGGCTGAGGCCGCTAATTACCCCTTTTGCACCATCGATCCCAATGTTGGCGTTGTTACTGTTCCTGATAAAAGGCTCGAACTCATCACTCAGTTTATTAAGCCTCAGTCCGTCGTTCCAACGACAATTGAATTTGTAGATATCGCAGGGATTGTGAAGGGCGCCTCTAAGGGGGAAGGACTAGGAAACCAATTCTTAAGCCATATTCGACAGACCGATGCTATTGTTCATGTGGTCAGATGTTTTGATGATTCTAATATTATTCATGTGTCTGGAAGTGTTGATCCCCTAAGAGATATGGAAATTATTAATACCGAACTGATGTTAGCTGATTTAGACTCTGTAGAAAAAAAATTACAAAAAAGCGAAAAGTTAGCTAAAATGTCCCAGGACAAAAAAGTAAAAGCGGAATATGAAATTACCAAAAAAGTCCATGAAGCTCTCAGCAAAGGACTGCCTGCAAGATCTGTCGCTATTGAAGAAATGGAGCAATCCTTTTATAAAGACATGCATTTACTCACTTCAAAACCTGTTTTGTATGCCTGCAATGTGTCCGATACAGATTTTTCAAATAATGGAAATGATTGGGTTCGCTCCGTAGAGAAAAGAGCACAGGAGGAAGGAAATAAAACCGTAATGATTTGTTCAGCCATGGAGGCCGAAATTGCACAGCTCCCTCTTGAAGATAGAAAAGAGTTCTTAGCCTCTTTAGGAGCCACTGAACCTGGACTAAATCGACTTATCCGTGAAGCCTACTCCCTGCTTGGACTCAATACTTATTTTACCGCTGGTGAAAAAGAAGTGCGCGCCTGGACAATAAAAGCCGGGACCAAAGCTCCAGGTGCTGCTGGCGTGATACATACTGATTTCGAAAAAGGATTTATCCGTGCAGAAACTTATCATTGTGAGGACTTATTTAAATTTAAATCGGAATCTGCAGTTAAAGAGGCCGGAAAATACCGCCTAGAAGGCAAAGAATATTTAGTTAAAGATGGTGACATTTTATTTTTTAGATTTAATGTCTAG
- a CDS encoding amidase, whose translation MINFLKLSAFELASLVKKKEATPLEIFDVHAELIEKYNLILNAAVELNLENGRKQAQKYTSGLMNKKELPPLYGVPFTCKEMFSIKGFKRTGGNVYYKNQVSTETATIFDRISKAGGILLATTNVPEFGFWFETNNQVYGRTSNPYNEKRTSGGSSGGEGALIGLGASPFGLASDIGGSIRIPASFCGVFGHKPSAGIIPLTGHFPMSHATLKALPLDKYPMTTAGPLCRSAKDLRPLIQILKGPDGIDPRCRAVEFDLKISKPKKIFFISDPLIQGASSTSLEVQNCIIKSVNYLKEVGYPTEELPRDFFIKGLDLWFNILNKTDHVPFADLVSPEKKLNFLQELPKLILGTSSHTLPTYILSLMEFVKDKTKDETTSLEIARLSSLLDQLKSKLNRLLNNENVLLFPTQPQPAPLHDYLLATPFDYIYCGIFNALENPSTQVPIGMSSKELPIGMQIVGPLNYDHLGISLAEELELAFGGWTPPRFKS comes from the coding sequence ATGATCAATTTTTTAAAACTCAGCGCCTTTGAATTGGCTTCTTTGGTAAAAAAAAAAGAAGCGACCCCATTAGAAATTTTTGATGTTCATGCTGAATTAATTGAAAAATACAATCTCATCTTAAATGCAGCCGTTGAACTCAACCTTGAAAACGGTCGTAAACAAGCTCAAAAATATACCTCTGGTCTCATGAATAAAAAAGAGCTTCCTCCTCTTTATGGAGTTCCCTTTACCTGTAAAGAAATGTTTTCTATTAAAGGATTTAAACGAACTGGGGGAAATGTTTATTACAAAAATCAGGTAAGCACCGAAACAGCCACTATTTTTGATCGTATTTCCAAGGCTGGAGGCATTCTTTTAGCGACAACCAATGTCCCCGAATTTGGATTTTGGTTTGAAACAAACAATCAAGTCTATGGACGCACCTCAAACCCCTATAACGAAAAGAGAACTTCCGGAGGAAGTAGCGGTGGTGAAGGGGCCTTGATCGGCTTAGGGGCAAGCCCCTTTGGCCTAGCCAGTGATATTGGCGGGAGTATCCGAATTCCTGCTTCATTTTGTGGAGTATTTGGCCATAAACCTTCGGCAGGAATTATTCCACTGACGGGTCATTTTCCTATGAGCCATGCGACTCTTAAGGCTTTGCCTCTCGATAAGTACCCAATGACCACGGCAGGCCCTCTTTGTCGATCCGCTAAAGATCTACGCCCCTTGATTCAAATCTTAAAAGGACCAGATGGTATAGATCCACGATGTCGAGCCGTTGAATTCGATTTAAAGATTTCTAAGCCTAAAAAGATTTTTTTTATTTCAGATCCTCTGATTCAAGGTGCAAGTTCCACTTCTCTAGAAGTGCAAAACTGCATCATAAAATCTGTTAATTATTTAAAAGAAGTAGGCTACCCAACTGAAGAGCTTCCGCGAGATTTTTTTATTAAGGGCTTAGATCTTTGGTTTAACATTCTTAATAAAACAGATCACGTCCCCTTTGCCGATCTCGTTTCTCCAGAGAAAAAACTCAATTTTTTACAAGAACTACCCAAACTCATTTTAGGTACCTCCTCTCATACCTTACCAACCTATATCTTAAGCCTTATGGAGTTTGTTAAAGATAAAACTAAAGATGAAACAACTTCATTAGAAATTGCTAGATTAAGCTCACTGCTAGATCAGTTAAAATCAAAATTAAATCGCTTATTAAATAATGAAAATGTTCTTTTATTCCCCACTCAACCCCAACCGGCGCCTTTGCATGATTATCTTCTCGCAACCCCCTTTGATTATATCTATTGTGGAATCTTCAATGCTTTAGAAAACCCCTCAACCCAAGTACCCATTGGGATGAGTTCCAAAGAGTTACCTATCGGAATGCAAATTGTGGGACCTTTAAACTATGATCACCTAGGAATCAGTTTGGCAGAAGAACTGGAACTGGCCTTCGGCGGCTGGACGCCCCCTCGATTTAAAAGTTAA
- a CDS encoding ATP-binding protein, which yields MYTRIFRPDTQSSYFLFGARGTGKSSWLKSNYINSNFIDLLDDESYNLLSAQPKEISRFIVNEEWPVIIDEVQKIPHLLEEVHRLIELKKYRFVLTGSSARKLRKAGVNLLAGRAYTYHFHPMTSVEMKGDFDLKKALMFGLLPMATQAMDPHKYLQSYIRTYLKEEVQLEGLTRNLPAFSRFLQAASFSQASPLNISKVAGDCAVERKTVEDYFSILRDLLISFELPVFSKRAKREVIAKNKFFFFDAGVYRGIRPRGPLDSESEIHGFALETLVMQNVRALNDLCEWNYELFFWHTRKHQEVDLILYGPNRFIAVEVKPSSRLRKEDFESLLLFKEDYPMAETIFIYGGSEEKLVHGIRVLPAQLFFSNILKILNPQKT from the coding sequence ATGTACACCAGAATTTTTAGACCAGACACGCAGAGTAGTTATTTTCTTTTTGGAGCCAGGGGGACCGGCAAATCAAGTTGGCTAAAATCAAATTATATCAATAGTAATTTTATCGATCTTTTAGATGACGAGAGCTACAATCTATTGTCGGCGCAGCCTAAGGAAATTTCACGATTTATTGTAAACGAAGAGTGGCCTGTCATTATTGATGAGGTCCAGAAGATTCCGCATCTTTTGGAAGAAGTTCATCGATTGATAGAATTGAAAAAATATCGATTTGTTCTGACTGGCTCTAGCGCCAGAAAATTACGAAAGGCCGGTGTAAATCTTCTGGCTGGACGAGCTTACACGTACCATTTTCATCCTATGACTAGCGTTGAGATGAAAGGAGATTTTGATCTTAAAAAGGCTCTGATGTTTGGTCTTTTACCCATGGCGACCCAGGCGATGGACCCCCATAAATATCTTCAGAGCTATATTCGAACCTACCTTAAAGAGGAGGTTCAGCTGGAGGGGTTAACCCGAAATCTACCTGCATTCAGTCGATTTTTGCAGGCAGCGAGTTTTTCTCAAGCTTCGCCATTGAATATTTCAAAAGTGGCTGGGGATTGTGCCGTTGAGCGAAAGACCGTTGAGGACTATTTCTCCATTTTGAGAGACTTGTTAATTTCCTTTGAACTTCCCGTTTTTTCAAAGAGGGCCAAAAGAGAGGTGATAGCAAAGAACAAATTTTTCTTTTTTGATGCTGGGGTTTACCGAGGGATTCGTCCCAGAGGTCCCCTCGACTCGGAAAGTGAAATTCATGGATTTGCTCTGGAAACCTTAGTCATGCAGAATGTTCGTGCTCTCAATGATCTTTGTGAGTGGAATTATGAACTTTTCTTTTGGCATACACGAAAACATCAGGAAGTTGATCTTATTTTATATGGACCTAATAGATTCATTGCAGTGGAGGTTAAACCTTCATCTCGTTTGAGGAAAGAAGATTTTGAATCCTTACTGCTATTTAAGGAAGACTATCCCATGGCAGAAACAATTTTTATTTATGGTGGTTCCGAGGAAAAATTAGTTCATGGAATACGAGTTCTACCCGCCCAATTGTTTTTTAGTAATATTCTGAAAATTTTGAATCCTCAGAAAACCTAA